A genome region from Brassica oleracea var. oleracea cultivar TO1000 chromosome C2, BOL, whole genome shotgun sequence includes the following:
- the LOC106325556 gene encoding uncharacterized protein LOC106325556 isoform X2, giving the protein MAMKKTSKLTQTAMIKQILKRCSSLGKRQSNVYSDDENGQPLDVPKGHFVVYVGENRVRFVETQKQNKFPVKITLMVVLLMNVYPVRKVFNI; this is encoded by the exons ATGGCGATGAAAAAAACAAGCAAGCTAACACAAACGGCAATGATCAAGCAAATCTTGAAGAGATGCTCGAGTTTGGGGAAGAGACAGAGTAATGTGTACAGCGACGATGAAAACGGACAACCTCTTGATGTACCTAAAGGACATTTCGTCGTCTACGTTGGAGAGAATCGAGTCAG ATTTGTAGAAACCCAAAAACAAAACAAATTTCCGGTGAAGATCACTCTCATGGTGGTGTTGTTGATGAATGTGTACCCTGTGAGAAAGGTTTTTAATATTTAA
- the LOC106325556 gene encoding auxin-induced protein 15A-like isoform X1 yields the protein MAMKKTSKLTQTAMIKQILKRCSSLGKRQSNVYSDDENGQPLDVPKGHFVVYVGENRVRYVVPISFLTRPEFQLLLQQAEEEFGFEHDMGLTIPCEEVVFRSLTSMLR from the coding sequence ATGGCGATGAAAAAAACAAGCAAGCTAACACAAACGGCAATGATCAAGCAAATCTTGAAGAGATGCTCGAGTTTGGGGAAGAGACAGAGTAATGTGTACAGCGACGATGAAAACGGACAACCTCTTGATGTACCTAAAGGACATTTCGTCGTCTACGTTGGAGAGAATCGAGTCAGGTACGTTGTACCCATTTCGTTTTTGACCCGACCCGAATTTCAGCTTCTTCTCCAACAAGCAGAGGAAGAGTTTGGTTTCGAGCACGACATGGGTCTCACTATCCCTTGTGAAGAAGTCGTTTTCCGATCGCTCACGTCTATGCTCCGATGA